The Saccharothrix variisporea genome has a segment encoding these proteins:
- a CDS encoding RNA polymerase subunit sigma-70, translating into MRPTPTEGAEGLLALAREGDGEAFRALVEPHRRELQLHCYRLLGSLQDAEDLLQETLLAAWRGIDGFEGRSSVRTWLYRIATNRCLNALRAADRRPPADYRPEVPLPEPSHHRGEPAWLEPYPDLLLDGIADRAPGPDARYELRESVSLAFLAALQELPPRQRVVLVLRDVLGFRAAEVAAMLGTTEDAVAGALKRARGTMPAAPPPPTSVEPRVVADFVRAFEAGDVEAVVALLSDDVRLSMPPLPFVYEGVADVRRFLTAVALREGRRHVLVPTRANGQPAFGAYVADAPLMRAHGVLVLTVAGDRVAGVTRFVDNSLLPAFGLPRSLRGGLR; encoded by the coding sequence ATGCGACCGACACCCACCGAGGGTGCCGAAGGACTGCTCGCGCTGGCGCGTGAGGGGGACGGCGAGGCGTTCCGGGCGCTCGTCGAACCGCACCGGCGTGAACTGCAACTGCACTGCTACCGCCTCCTCGGCTCCCTCCAGGACGCCGAGGACCTGCTCCAGGAGACGCTGCTGGCCGCGTGGCGCGGTATCGACGGGTTCGAGGGGCGCTCGTCGGTCCGGACGTGGCTGTACCGCATCGCGACCAACCGGTGCCTGAACGCGCTGCGCGCGGCCGACCGCCGGCCGCCCGCCGACTACCGGCCGGAGGTCCCGTTGCCCGAGCCGTCGCACCACCGCGGCGAACCGGCGTGGCTCGAGCCCTACCCGGACCTGCTGCTCGACGGCATCGCCGACCGCGCGCCCGGCCCCGACGCCCGGTACGAGCTGCGCGAATCGGTGTCGCTGGCGTTCCTCGCCGCGCTCCAGGAGCTGCCGCCGCGCCAGCGGGTCGTGCTGGTGTTGCGGGACGTCCTGGGGTTCCGGGCCGCCGAGGTCGCGGCGATGCTCGGCACCACCGAGGACGCCGTGGCCGGCGCGCTGAAGCGGGCACGCGGGACGATGCCGGCCGCGCCGCCCCCGCCCACGTCCGTCGAGCCGCGGGTCGTGGCGGACTTCGTCCGGGCGTTCGAGGCGGGGGACGTGGAGGCGGTCGTGGCGTTGTTGAGCGACGACGTCCGGCTGAGCATGCCGCCGCTGCCGTTCGTGTACGAGGGCGTGGCCGACGTGCGGCGCTTCCTGACCGCCGTCGCACTGCGCGAAGGGCGGCGGCACGTGCTCGTGCCGACCCGGGCGAACGGTCAGCCGGCGTTCGGCGCCTACGTGGCCGACGCGCCCCTGATGCGGGCGCACGGGGTGCTGGTGCTGACCGTGGCGGGCGACCGGGTCGCCGGGGTGACGCGGTTCGTCGACAACTCGCTGCTGCCCGCCTTCGGGCTGCCCCGGTCGCTGCGCGGGGGGCTGCGATGA
- a CDS encoding MFS transporter: protein MTVVQRWVLGLASLASFMMALDSMIVTTALATIREDLGASVEALEWTVNAYNLTFAVLLLTGAALGDRFGRRRVFVVGLAVFTLASAACAVSPDIGVLIAARAAQGVGAALVLPLSLTLVSAAFPPAQRGRAMGLYLGITGLATFSGPFVGGAVVAGLAWQWIFWLNLPIGLVAIVLTTRRVAETRGAARPLDVVGVLLVTAGALGVV from the coding sequence ATGACCGTCGTGCAGCGGTGGGTGCTGGGGCTGGCGTCGCTGGCCTCGTTCATGATGGCGCTGGACAGCATGATCGTGACGACGGCGCTGGCCACCATCCGGGAGGACCTCGGGGCGTCGGTCGAGGCGCTGGAGTGGACCGTCAACGCCTACAACCTGACCTTCGCGGTGCTGCTGCTGACCGGGGCGGCGCTGGGTGACCGGTTCGGGCGGCGGCGGGTGTTCGTGGTCGGGCTGGCGGTGTTCACGCTGGCGTCGGCGGCGTGCGCGGTGTCGCCGGACATCGGGGTGCTGATCGCGGCGCGGGCCGCGCAGGGCGTCGGGGCGGCCCTGGTGCTGCCGCTGTCGTTGACGCTGGTGTCGGCGGCGTTCCCGCCGGCGCAGCGCGGGCGGGCGATGGGGCTGTACCTGGGGATCACCGGGCTGGCCACGTTCAGCGGGCCGTTCGTCGGCGGGGCCGTGGTGGCCGGGTTGGCCTGGCAGTGGATCTTCTGGCTGAACCTGCCGATCGGGCTGGTCGCGATCGTGCTGACCACGCGGCGGGTCGCGGAGACCCGGGGTGCCGCCCGGCCGTTGGACGTGGTCGGGGTGCTGCTGGTGACGGCCGGTGCGCTCGGTGTGGTGTAG
- a CDS encoding MFS transporter — protein sequence MRGNAAGWGSAEVVGSLVLGVALVVAFVAWERRTAAPMLPMRFFRLRAFATANPANFCVFASLYGTLFFLAQDFQFVLGDGPLVAGLRLMPWTATLMVCAPIAGRLADRYGERTFVVTGLVLQGFGSAWIASTAGADYWSLLPALVVGGVGLTMAMPAAQKAVVGAVAPAEIGQASGAFMMLRILGGVFGVALAVAVFGGFGGYASRDAFTSGFTASMTVVAAFALLGAVVALGMPGRKPVAVS from the coding sequence GTGCGCGGGAACGCGGCGGGCTGGGGGAGTGCCGAGGTGGTGGGCTCGCTCGTGCTGGGCGTGGCGCTGGTCGTGGCGTTCGTGGCGTGGGAACGCCGCACCGCCGCCCCGATGCTGCCGATGCGCTTCTTCCGCCTGCGGGCGTTCGCCACCGCCAACCCGGCGAACTTCTGCGTGTTCGCGTCGCTGTACGGGACGTTGTTCTTCCTGGCGCAGGACTTCCAGTTCGTGCTGGGCGACGGCCCGTTGGTGGCGGGGCTGCGGCTGATGCCGTGGACGGCGACGCTCATGGTGTGCGCCCCGATCGCCGGGCGGCTCGCGGACCGGTACGGGGAGCGGACGTTCGTGGTGACGGGCCTGGTGTTGCAGGGCTTCGGGTCGGCGTGGATCGCGTCCACGGCCGGCGCGGACTACTGGTCGTTGCTGCCCGCCCTGGTGGTCGGCGGGGTGGGGTTGACGATGGCCATGCCCGCGGCGCAGAAGGCGGTGGTGGGGGCGGTCGCGCCGGCGGAGATCGGGCAGGCGTCGGGGGCGTTCATGATGCTGCGGATCCTGGGCGGGGTGTTCGGGGTGGCGCTGGCCGTGGCGGTGTTCGGCGGGTTCGGCGGTTATGCGTCCCGTGACGCGTTCACCAGCGGGTTCACGGCGTCGATGACGGTGGTGGCGGCGTTCGCGCTGCTGGGTGCGGTCGTGGCGCTGGGCATGCCGGGCCGCAAGCCGGTCGCGGTGTCCTAG
- a CDS encoding TetR/AcrR family transcriptional regulator, translating into MSTERRTRADAERNRERVLEAARALFAERGDQVQLPEVARAAGVGVGTVYRHFPDRAALVEAAAEQRFAEIEHYARTRCLAGPAGLRRYLEHVGEVLSRDRGLSAAIEAARGTAGSEPRGEARAGLEAVVAEVVARDRAAGELRDDCTVADVYLLVGCLSAVVRTGSGDWRRFLDLALHGLLPRAD; encoded by the coding sequence GTGTCAACGGAGCGCAGGACGCGGGCGGACGCGGAGCGCAACCGGGAGCGCGTGCTGGAAGCGGCACGGGCGTTGTTCGCCGAACGCGGCGACCAGGTGCAGCTGCCGGAGGTCGCACGGGCCGCCGGGGTCGGCGTCGGCACGGTGTACCGGCACTTCCCCGACCGGGCCGCGCTGGTCGAAGCGGCGGCGGAACAGCGGTTCGCCGAGATCGAGCACTACGCCCGGACGCGGTGCCTGGCGGGACCGGCCGGGCTGCGGCGCTACCTGGAGCACGTCGGCGAGGTGCTGTCCCGGGATCGCGGGCTGTCGGCGGCGATCGAAGCGGCCCGCGGCACGGCCGGCAGCGAACCCCGCGGCGAGGCCCGCGCCGGCCTGGAAGCCGTGGTGGCCGAGGTGGTGGCGCGGGACCGGGCGGCGGGCGAACTGCGCGACGACTGCACGGTGGCCGACGTCTACCTGCTCGTCGGGTGCCTGTCCGCGGTGGTCCGGACCGGCAGCGGCGACTGGCGGCGGTTCCTCGACCTCGCCCTCCACGGCCTCCTGCCCCGCGCCGACTGA
- a CDS encoding cupin domain-containing protein: MSQDRFVLLGPGEVRPGRVTLPPAFAVKAMTGDTEGRFSLLEVTLAKDIPRHTHHEADECIYVLEGELGIDFDDQTHVAGKGAFVILPHGVPHALRAVSTPPPRLLQISSPGGWEHYVEDLIEAGPAVLTNGSLDPVKINPIAARHAITYEV; this comes from the coding sequence ATGTCGCAAGACCGCTTCGTGCTGCTCGGACCCGGTGAGGTCCGCCCCGGACGCGTCACCCTGCCGCCCGCGTTCGCGGTGAAGGCGATGACCGGCGACACCGAGGGCAGGTTCTCGCTCCTCGAGGTCACCCTCGCCAAGGACATCCCGCGGCACACCCACCACGAGGCCGACGAGTGCATCTACGTGCTCGAAGGCGAACTCGGCATCGACTTCGACGACCAGACCCACGTCGCCGGGAAGGGCGCGTTCGTGATCCTGCCGCACGGGGTGCCGCACGCCCTGCGGGCCGTGTCCACACCACCACCCCGGCTGTTGCAGATCTCCTCGCCCGGCGGCTGGGAGCACTACGTCGAGGACCTGATCGAGGCGGGACCGGCCGTCCTCACCAACGGTTCCCTCGATCCGGTGAAGATCAACCCGATCGCCGCCCGGCACGCCATCACCTACGAGGTCTGA
- a CDS encoding NADPH-dependent FMN reductase produces MINVGVIIGSTRPGRNGEQVARWVRDLAADHAGGAARFRLVDLADHRLPLLDEPVPAAASPGRQPHTVRWAEQIGSCDAFVVVTPEYNTAPPSSLTNAIDYLHREWGGKPVAYVGYGVYGAVMAVQKLRAQAGVLRMADIGPQVALTLREDFVDMVDFRPRELHVAAVHRMVDELLAWARALTPLRTPAEAVGA; encoded by the coding sequence ATGATCAACGTCGGCGTCATCATCGGCAGCACGCGTCCCGGCCGCAACGGTGAGCAGGTGGCCCGCTGGGTCCGGGACCTGGCCGCCGACCACGCGGGCGGGGCGGCCCGGTTCCGGCTCGTGGACCTGGCCGACCACCGGCTGCCCCTGCTCGACGAGCCCGTGCCGGCGGCGGCGTCACCGGGGCGGCAGCCGCACACCGTGCGCTGGGCCGAGCAGATCGGGTCGTGCGACGCCTTCGTGGTCGTCACGCCCGAGTACAACACCGCTCCGCCGTCCTCCCTGACCAACGCCATCGACTACCTCCACCGGGAGTGGGGCGGCAAGCCGGTCGCCTACGTGGGCTACGGCGTCTACGGCGCGGTCATGGCGGTGCAGAAGCTGCGTGCGCAGGCGGGCGTGCTGCGGATGGCCGACATCGGGCCCCAGGTGGCGCTGACGTTGCGGGAGGACTTCGTGGACATGGTCGACTTCCGGCCGCGGGAGTTGCACGTGGCCGCCGTGCACCGGATGGTCGACGAGCTGTTGGCGTGGGCACGGGCCCTCACCCCGCTGCGTACGCCCGCCGAGGCCGTGGGGGCGTAG
- a CDS encoding MerR family transcriptional regulator, whose amino-acid sequence MEEERMLVTIGEFARRSHLSLKALRLYERQGLLRPASVDPSNGYRRYHEDQLADARLIALLRRLDLPLAEVARVMAADDRAAVLAAYWARVEQRFAVQRDLAAHLHVVLTGGKGLLEMYEVQLRDVPEQVVLTEQRHVLQPELVEWMTAAMSRVEKAAAEAGGVSGAPFAIYHGEVNEDGDGPVEVCVPIAAQPAPSTVPARVEPAHREAYVRLKNREVEYPQILSAYDAVAAWIKEQGLTEAGSPREVYWADCDAAGPDDEVCDIAWPVK is encoded by the coding sequence GTGGAGGAGGAACGGATGCTGGTCACCATCGGCGAGTTCGCGCGCCGGTCGCACCTGTCGCTCAAGGCGCTGCGCCTGTACGAGCGGCAGGGGCTGCTGCGCCCGGCGTCGGTGGACCCGTCGAACGGCTACCGCCGCTACCACGAGGATCAGCTCGCCGACGCCCGGCTGATCGCCCTGCTGCGCCGGCTCGACCTGCCGCTCGCGGAGGTCGCCCGGGTGATGGCCGCCGACGACCGCGCGGCGGTCCTCGCGGCGTACTGGGCGCGGGTCGAGCAGCGGTTCGCGGTGCAGCGGGACCTGGCCGCCCACCTCCACGTCGTGTTGACCGGAGGGAAGGGGTTGCTGGAGATGTACGAGGTGCAGCTGCGGGACGTGCCCGAGCAGGTCGTGCTGACCGAGCAGCGGCACGTGCTGCAGCCGGAGCTGGTCGAGTGGATGACCGCCGCCATGAGCCGGGTGGAGAAGGCGGCGGCCGAGGCGGGTGGGGTGTCCGGCGCCCCGTTCGCGATCTACCACGGCGAGGTGAACGAGGACGGTGACGGTCCGGTGGAGGTGTGCGTGCCCATCGCGGCCCAGCCTGCCCCGTCGACGGTCCCGGCGCGCGTCGAACCCGCCCACCGCGAGGCCTACGTGCGGCTGAAGAACCGCGAGGTCGAGTACCCGCAGATCCTGTCGGCGTACGACGCGGTGGCCGCGTGGATCAAGGAGCAGGGGTTGACGGAGGCCGGCTCGCCGCGCGAGGTGTACTGGGCCGACTGCGACGCCGCCGGCCCGGACGACGAGGTCTGCGACATCGCCTGGCCGGTGAAGTGA
- a CDS encoding M14 family zinc carboxypeptidase translates to MTLAIAGVTAAAVINGGVPGTAGPAPEVKAAPAGPTYVYKVHAPLGKAAQDLLGRGFDVLEQREGDNLFVLGDANTGDKLKKEGFTTVIDEVLPAPQWEPPQRKSQSLDAAAAEETYYGGYRTVNAQYAHLDAVASTYPTLTSVVDYGDSWRKTQGSGGYDLRAICITKKNSGDCALSPTAPKPRFFVMGQLHAREITTGDMAYRWIDHLTQGYGTDAEVTALLDTTEVWVVPIANPDGVNIVQQGGNTPRYQRKNANTTNGSNCSGTSSSQIGIDLNRNTDSHWGGEGTSSNPCDQTYKGPSANSEVETKALQALWRNLYQDRRGTGTTDPAPADTTGVVISMHSYSNLVLFPWGWTTSYKTGNDAALRGMAKDMATIAGGWQYGQPGEVLYNAAGATDDWVYDALGTASFVWEIGPGSGTCSGFFPTFSCQTSTFWPKVKPMLLYAAKKAANPYGGGGTPPGGCPTATNADDVTIPDNGPAVSSSITIANCSGNASSTSAVEVHIKHTYRGDLVVDLIAPDGSAYRLKSSNNDSADNIDTTYTANVSSEVRNGTWKLQVQDVYSADTGYIDSWSLTL, encoded by the coding sequence GTGACACTGGCGATAGCCGGCGTCACGGCCGCCGCGGTGATCAACGGCGGCGTCCCCGGCACCGCGGGCCCCGCACCCGAGGTGAAGGCCGCCCCCGCCGGCCCCACGTACGTCTACAAGGTCCACGCGCCGCTGGGCAAAGCCGCCCAGGACCTGCTCGGCCGTGGCTTCGACGTGCTGGAGCAGCGCGAAGGCGACAACCTCTTCGTCCTCGGTGACGCGAACACCGGTGACAAGCTGAAGAAGGAGGGCTTCACCACCGTCATCGACGAGGTGCTGCCCGCGCCGCAGTGGGAGCCGCCGCAGCGCAAGTCGCAGTCCCTGGACGCGGCGGCGGCGGAGGAGACGTACTACGGCGGCTACCGCACCGTGAACGCCCAGTACGCGCACCTGGACGCGGTCGCGTCGACCTACCCGACGTTGACCTCGGTGGTCGACTACGGCGACTCGTGGCGCAAGACCCAGGGCTCCGGCGGCTACGACCTGCGCGCCATCTGCATCACCAAGAAGAACTCCGGCGACTGCGCCCTGAGCCCGACCGCGCCCAAGCCCCGGTTCTTCGTGATGGGCCAGCTGCACGCCCGCGAGATCACCACCGGTGACATGGCCTACCGGTGGATCGACCACCTCACCCAGGGCTACGGCACCGACGCCGAGGTGACCGCACTGCTGGACACCACCGAGGTGTGGGTCGTGCCGATCGCCAACCCGGACGGCGTGAACATCGTGCAGCAGGGCGGCAACACGCCGCGCTACCAGCGCAAGAACGCCAACACCACCAACGGTTCCAACTGCTCGGGCACCTCGTCCTCGCAGATCGGCATCGACCTCAACCGCAACACCGACTCCCACTGGGGCGGCGAGGGCACCTCGTCCAACCCGTGCGACCAGACCTACAAGGGTCCGTCGGCGAACTCCGAGGTCGAGACCAAGGCCCTGCAGGCGCTGTGGCGCAACCTGTACCAGGACCGCCGCGGCACCGGCACCACCGACCCGGCGCCCGCCGACACCACCGGTGTCGTGATCTCCATGCACAGCTACTCGAACCTGGTGCTGTTCCCGTGGGGCTGGACGACGTCCTACAAGACCGGCAACGACGCCGCCCTGCGCGGCATGGCGAAGGACATGGCCACGATCGCCGGCGGTTGGCAGTACGGCCAGCCGGGTGAGGTGCTCTACAACGCGGCCGGCGCGACCGACGACTGGGTGTACGACGCGCTCGGCACGGCGTCCTTCGTGTGGGAGATCGGCCCGGGTTCGGGCACGTGCAGCGGCTTCTTCCCGACGTTCTCCTGCCAGACCTCCACGTTCTGGCCGAAGGTCAAGCCGATGCTGCTGTACGCGGCCAAGAAGGCGGCCAACCCGTACGGCGGCGGCGGCACCCCGCCCGGCGGCTGCCCGACCGCCACCAACGCGGACGACGTGACCATCCCCGACAACGGCCCGGCCGTGAGCAGCAGCATCACCATCGCGAACTGCTCGGGCAACGCGTCCTCCACGTCGGCGGTCGAGGTGCACATCAAGCACACCTACCGCGGTGACCTGGTGGTCGACCTGATCGCGCCGGACGGCTCGGCGTACCGGCTGAAGTCGTCCAACAACGACTCGGCGGACAACATCGACACGACGTACACGGCGAACGTCTCGTCCGAGGTGCGGAATGGCACGTGGAAGCTGCAGGTGCAGGACGTGTACTCGGCGGACACCGGGTACATCGACTCGTGGAGCCTGACCCTGTAG
- a CDS encoding glycosyl hydrolase family 18 protein translates to MSKTRWHLTALVVAVATTVLGLVLVPAASGAGGLAATFTKGSDWGTGYEGKYTITNGSSAAISTWTVEFDLPSGHRVGSLWDGSYTTSGQHVTVKPTWNGALGVGASASFGFNITYSGAYSGPQNCKLNGASCDAGGGTTTTTTTTTTTTTTTTTTSTTTTSPTTTTTTTTTNPPTGYKNLGYFTQWGVYGRNYHVKNIHTSGSAAKLTHINYAFGNVTGGKCTANDDTYADYDKFYGADTSVDGTSDSWDAGALRGNFNQLRKLKKMYPHIKVLWSFGGWTWSGGFGAAAQNPAAFAESCYKLVEDPRWADVFDGIDIDWEYPNACGLSCDTSGPEAYKNLMQALRARFGTSNLITAAIPADASSGGKLDAANYGGAAQYVDWYNVMTYDFFGAWAAQGPTAPHSPLTSYAGIPQQGYNSAEAIAKLKSKGVPSNKLLLGIGFYGRGWTGVTQATPGGTATDGAPGTYEKGIEDYKVIKTKCPATGTVAGTAYAFCGNQWWSYDTPATIGGKMTWTKQQGLGGAFFWELSGDTTNGELITAMGNGLR, encoded by the coding sequence ATGTCCAAGACCCGATGGCATCTCACAGCGTTGGTCGTGGCGGTCGCCACGACGGTGCTCGGCCTGGTCCTGGTGCCGGCGGCGAGCGGCGCGGGCGGCCTGGCGGCCACCTTCACCAAGGGCTCCGACTGGGGCACCGGTTACGAGGGCAAGTACACGATCACCAACGGCAGCTCCGCCGCGATCTCGACGTGGACCGTCGAGTTCGACCTGCCGTCCGGCCACCGGGTCGGCTCCCTGTGGGACGGCAGCTACACCACCAGCGGCCAGCACGTGACCGTGAAGCCGACCTGGAACGGCGCCCTCGGCGTCGGCGCCTCCGCGAGCTTCGGCTTCAACATCACCTACTCGGGCGCGTACTCCGGCCCGCAGAACTGCAAGCTCAACGGCGCGTCCTGCGACGCCGGCGGCGGCACCACGACCACCACCACGACAACGACGACCACGACGACGACGACGACCACCACCAGCACCACCACGACGTCGCCGACCACCACGACGACCACCACGACCACGAACCCGCCCACCGGCTACAAGAACCTGGGCTACTTCACGCAGTGGGGCGTCTACGGCCGCAACTACCACGTCAAGAACATCCACACCTCCGGCTCGGCCGCGAAGCTGACCCACATCAACTACGCGTTCGGCAACGTCACCGGCGGCAAGTGCACCGCCAACGACGACACCTACGCCGACTACGACAAGTTCTACGGCGCGGACACGTCGGTCGACGGCACCTCGGACTCGTGGGACGCGGGCGCCCTGCGCGGCAACTTCAACCAGCTGCGCAAGCTGAAGAAGATGTACCCGCACATCAAGGTGCTGTGGTCGTTCGGCGGCTGGACCTGGTCCGGCGGCTTCGGCGCGGCGGCGCAGAACCCGGCCGCGTTCGCCGAGTCCTGCTACAAGCTGGTCGAGGACCCGCGCTGGGCGGACGTGTTCGACGGCATCGACATCGACTGGGAGTACCCGAACGCCTGCGGCCTGAGCTGCGACACCTCGGGCCCCGAGGCCTACAAGAACCTGATGCAGGCCCTGCGCGCCCGCTTCGGCACGAGCAACCTGATCACCGCCGCCATCCCGGCCGACGCCTCCTCCGGCGGCAAGCTCGACGCGGCCAACTACGGCGGCGCGGCCCAGTACGTCGACTGGTACAACGTCATGACGTACGACTTCTTCGGCGCCTGGGCAGCCCAGGGCCCGACGGCCCCGCACTCGCCGCTGACGTCCTACGCGGGCATCCCGCAGCAGGGCTACAACTCGGCCGAGGCCATCGCGAAGCTGAAGTCGAAGGGCGTCCCGTCGAACAAGCTGCTTCTCGGCATCGGCTTCTACGGCCGAGGCTGGACCGGCGTCACCCAGGCAACCCCGGGCGGCACCGCCACCGACGGCGCCCCCGGCACCTACGAGAAGGGCATCGAGGACTACAAGGTCATCAAGACCAAGTGCCCGGCCACCGGCACCGTCGCCGGCACGGCGTACGCGTTCTGCGGCAACCAGTGGTGGAGCTACGACACCCCGGCCACCATCGGCGGCAAGATGACGTGGACCAAGCAACAGGGCTTGGGCGGCGCCTTCTTCTGGGAGCTTTCGGGCGACACGACGAACGGCGAACTGATCACGGCCATGGGCAACGGCCTCCGCTAA
- a CDS encoding serine hydrolase domain-containing protein — MRKRGIALAAVVGLAALGVGGTAVAEPVEAGGRVDRAVVQAALDKLTTEGGAAGAQVRITDGRQQFTARSGVAELGGDKPVPLDGRFRVGSITKTFVSTVVLQLVGEGRVALDEPIGTYLPGLVPDGITVRHVLQHTSGLFNYTRALPLDPAGFETIRYKHWTPQELLALSTAKPLDFPPGTSWSYSNTNYVVAGLLVERVTGKPYEEAVERRILRPLGLRSTSVPGDRVGIPGPHAHGYYRVDGKDVDVTRLNPSVAWAAGEMISTTADLDRFVDALLDGRLLAPAQLAELTKALPFTNGYGLGFEATELPCGVTVYGHGGGIPGYNSFLGSTRDTKTRLAASFTSAPAGGNGAGLQELLDEVFC, encoded by the coding sequence ATGCGCAAGAGGGGAATCGCCCTGGCCGCCGTCGTGGGGCTGGCGGCGCTCGGGGTGGGCGGGACGGCGGTCGCCGAGCCCGTCGAGGCCGGCGGTCGGGTCGACCGGGCGGTCGTCCAGGCGGCGCTGGACAAGCTGACCACCGAGGGCGGCGCGGCCGGGGCCCAGGTCCGGATCACCGATGGTCGGCAGCAGTTCACCGCGCGCAGCGGGGTCGCGGAGCTCGGCGGCGACAAACCGGTGCCGCTGGACGGCCGGTTCCGGGTCGGCAGCATCACCAAGACGTTCGTGTCGACCGTCGTGCTGCAACTGGTCGGCGAGGGCCGCGTGGCGCTGGACGAGCCCATCGGCACGTACCTGCCGGGCCTGGTCCCGGACGGCATCACCGTGCGGCACGTCCTCCAGCACACCAGCGGCCTGTTCAACTACACGCGGGCCCTGCCGCTGGACCCGGCCGGGTTCGAGACCATCCGGTACAAGCACTGGACGCCGCAGGAGTTGCTGGCCCTGTCCACGGCCAAGCCGCTGGACTTCCCGCCCGGCACGTCCTGGAGCTACTCCAACACCAACTACGTCGTCGCCGGCCTGCTGGTGGAGAGGGTGACCGGCAAGCCGTACGAGGAGGCGGTCGAGCGGCGGATCCTGCGGCCGTTGGGCCTGCGCTCGACGTCCGTGCCGGGTGACCGGGTCGGCATCCCCGGCCCGCACGCGCACGGGTACTACCGGGTGGACGGCAAGGACGTGGACGTCACGCGCCTCAACCCGTCCGTCGCGTGGGCGGCCGGCGAGATGATCTCCACCACCGCCGACCTCGACCGGTTCGTCGACGCCCTGCTCGACGGCCGCCTGCTGGCCCCGGCGCAGCTGGCGGAGCTGACCAAGGCGCTGCCGTTCACGAACGGCTACGGGCTGGGCTTCGAGGCGACCGAGCTGCCGTGCGGCGTGACCGTGTACGGCCACGGCGGCGGCATCCCGGGCTACAACAGCTTCCTGGGCAGCACCCGCGACACGAAGACCCGCCTGGCCGCGTCGTTCACGTCGGCACCCGCCGGCGGCAACGGCGCCGGTCTGCAGGAACTGCTCGACGAGGTGTTCTGCTGA
- a CDS encoding DinB family protein has protein sequence MDQKSTLRRYLQSARDAILWKLDGVSEYDARRPVTPTGTNLLGLVKHLSAVEIGYFGESFDRPFPESFPWLADDAEPNSDLWATADESREDIVGLYRRVWAHSDATIETLDLDALAHVAWWPEGRNRVSLHFVLVHVISETSRHAGHADIVRETIDGAAGLRKDASNLPDDDPAWWESYRAKLERAAREASG, from the coding sequence ATGGACCAGAAGTCGACCCTCCGCCGTTACCTGCAATCCGCGCGCGACGCGATCCTGTGGAAGCTGGACGGCGTCTCCGAGTACGACGCCCGCCGCCCCGTCACCCCGACCGGCACCAACCTGCTGGGCCTGGTGAAACACCTGTCGGCGGTGGAGATCGGCTACTTCGGCGAGAGCTTCGACCGGCCGTTCCCGGAGTCCTTCCCGTGGCTGGCGGACGACGCCGAGCCGAACTCGGACCTGTGGGCGACGGCGGACGAGTCCCGCGAGGACATCGTCGGTCTGTACCGCCGCGTGTGGGCGCACTCGGACGCCACCATCGAGACCCTGGACCTGGACGCGCTCGCCCACGTGGCGTGGTGGCCGGAGGGCCGCAACCGGGTGTCGCTCCACTTCGTGCTGGTGCACGTGATCTCCGAGACCAGCCGCCACGCCGGCCACGCGGACATCGTGCGCGAGACCATCGACGGCGCCGCGGGCCTGCGCAAGGACGCCTCGAACCTGCCCGACGACGACCCGGCCTGGTGGGAGTCCTACCGCGCGAAGCTCGAGCGCGCGGCCCGGGAAGCGTCCGGATGA
- a CDS encoding DUF2716 domain-containing protein, translated as MTDEEVWHDLAPDLQRELREEFAEDFTLRRGERPLIVPPAPAVTWDLAPAYAVGADRAVAQLVADVLRECTEYWESVIVHDFVHESVLYRPHRVTDAEDAGDWESVLLPNGDYLVFVAKDHSFGVVGDHVERSLCFFGVPAVAAARRLNKGVLTRTLREDIG; from the coding sequence ATGACCGACGAGGAAGTCTGGCACGACCTCGCCCCAGACCTCCAACGCGAACTCCGCGAGGAGTTCGCCGAGGACTTCACCCTCCGCCGGGGTGAGCGCCCGCTGATCGTCCCGCCCGCCCCCGCCGTCACCTGGGATCTGGCGCCGGCCTACGCGGTCGGTGCGGACCGGGCGGTGGCGCAACTGGTCGCGGACGTGCTGCGCGAGTGCACCGAGTACTGGGAGTCCGTGATCGTCCACGACTTCGTGCACGAATCGGTGCTGTACCGGCCGCACCGCGTCACCGACGCCGAGGACGCGGGGGACTGGGAGTCGGTGCTCCTGCCCAACGGCGACTACCTGGTCTTCGTCGCGAAGGACCACTCGTTCGGCGTTGTCGGCGACCACGTCGAGCGGAGTCTCTGCTTCTTCGGCGTGCCGGCGGTGGCGGCCGCGAGGCGGCTGAACAAGGGCGTCCTCACCCGAACCCTCCGAGAGGACATCGGTTAG